In Pecten maximus chromosome 10, xPecMax1.1, whole genome shotgun sequence, one genomic interval encodes:
- the LOC117336893 gene encoding protein lin-7 homolog C-like, which yields MQGRALLRITRKWCEINMASMAEPLHLEKDINRAIDLLDALQKSGQVPPQKLAALQKVLQSDFLNAVREVYEHVYETVDITGNAEVRANATAKATVAAFAASEGHSHPRVVELPKTDEGLGFNVMGGKEQNSPIYISRIIPEGVADRHGGLKRGDQLLSVNGVSVEGEHHEKAVELLKLAKGMARLVVRYTPRVLEEMEARFDKQRSARKRQTP from the exons ATGCAAGGGAGAGCACTCTTACGAATAACCCGGAAGTGGTGCGAGATCAACATGGCGTCAATGGCAGAGCCTTTACATTTGGAAAAAG ATATCAACCGAGCGATTGATCTGTTGGATGCTTTGCAGAAAA GTGGCCAGGTGCCCCCTCAGAAGCTCGCAGCTCTACAGAAGGTCCTGCAGAGTGACTTCCTCAATGCTGTCCGTGAGGTGTACGAACATGTGTATGAGACGGTGGATATCACTGGCAATGCTGAAGTACGGGCCAATGCCACAGCTAAG GCCACAGTAGCTGCTTTTGCAGCAAGTGAAGGTCATTCTCATCCCAGAGTTGTAGAACTTCCCAAAACAGATGAGGGCCTTGGCTTCAATGTGATGGGTGGCAAGGAGCAGAATTCGCCCATTTACATCTCCAGGATAATCCCTGAGGGAGTGGCAGATCGTCACGGGGGACTGAAACGTGGGGACCAGCTGTTGTCTGTCAATGGAGTG aGTGTGGAAGGAGAGCACCACGAGAAGGCAGTAGAGCTCCTGAAGTTAGCAAAGG GGATGGCTCGACTGGTAGTCAGATATACTCCAAGAGTACTGGAGGAAATGGAAGCACGATTTGACAAGCAGAGATCAGCAAGAAAACGCCAGACGCCATGA
- the LOC117336892 gene encoding big defensin-like, with product MAHPSLVRCCSLFYLGLILMAIVCPAYSASVPERDRSREKRAIPLMYVGQIVAPYVFRALVAAYGAAVVAAAGVKLSKSISSSRDNDNHSCRGNSGWCRSSCYRREREYRGNLGVCGSYKCCVTKSG from the exons ATGGCTCATCCTTCTCTGGTAAGATGTTGCTCTCTGTTCTACTTGGGTCTCATCCTGATGGCTATCGTATGTCCGGCCTACTCAGCGTCTGTTCCAGAGAGGGATCGGAGCAGAGAGAAGCGTGCTATTCCCCTCATGTATGTTGGGCAAATAGTGGCACCATATGTTTTCAG GGCCCTGGTGGCGGCGTATGGAGCAGCTGTCGTGGCCGCAGCAGGAGTCAAACTATCGAAAAGTATTAGTAGCAGTA GGGACAATGACAACCATTCGTGTCGAGGTAATAGTGGTTGGTGCCGAAGTTCATGTTACCGCCGCGAACGAGAAtacagaggaaacttgggcgTCTGTGGGAGCTACAAGTGTTGTGTTACTAAATCCGGCTAA